In Desulfobacter hydrogenophilus, the genomic stretch TTAAAGATAAAAAGTCCGCCTTTTTTATGGGTTCAGCGGGGTGTTGATAGAATAGTCAGCCGATGGCCATTAAAGCCGATTTTTATTCATCACTTGTGGACATCATGGTGTCAATGTAGCTTTGTATATTGGCAATTTCTGAAAGATAAGAGTCCAGTTCCGTGTATTCTAATGCCATCCTTTCATATTTTTTTTCAATACGTTCCATATCCTCTTGATAATCTTCTCCCAGCCGACTCACCTTATCTTCAATGGTATCCATTTCATCTTGAAGATATCCACCGGACAAGGCATAGCTGCCAAAGGAGTCATTGAGTATATCCCCCAGTCCTTCTTCATCATCCGTACCCCTAAGCAAAGCAACGACCTCATCATAACTGTTGCTTAATATTTCATTCAGGGCGTCTTCGTCCAGGGTAAGGCTGCCGTCATTACTAATTTCAATACCAATGTCCAATAGGTTGGTGATAGATCCATTTGTATCCACAGTGCTTGTAATCAGATCCTGAAGGGTCTGCTCTAGCGTTCTAACGGTAGAGCTTTGGGCCAGAGTGCCCCAGCTTTCTTCCTCTTCGTTGTAATCATCATTCTCATCAATTTCAGTCAGCAGCGTGTTGTAGGTGTCAACAAGGGACGTTAATTCAGTTACAATGTCTTCGGTGTCATTTTCTACGGTAATGGTAGATGAACCCGTGGAGTAAAGTTTCAGGGCCACGCCATCGATAATGTCATTAATTCCTGTATTATCCTGGCGCTGGTAAGTGATGCCGTCAACGGTGAGCATGGCATTGAGCGAGGCATCCATTGGTGTTATAGTTTGGGACTCTGTGAATCCCAGGATGGCAGTTGCTGTACTGTTTGCATTTTCCCAGTCAAGGGTCACACTTTCAAGGGTTCCGGCCTCGGAAATTGACATTAAGCCTGTATCAGAGTCAATTTCCACCCGGTAATCTGAATTGTTTCCATCCTCTTTGGATGCATTTTCCAATGCTTTTTCAACCGCTTCGGCAAGTTCTTCTGGGGTTCCGTAATCCCCTGCATCAATATCTGCAGTTAATGAAACGGCTTCTCCGTCTTCATTCACCTCTTCAAAAGCAATGGTATTATTGGTGTCATCTATGGTTACGGCCGTTTCAAAGGAAATGGCGTTATCCCCGATCATGGCGTACCCTTCACCATTTGATTCGCTTAGACCTAAGCCATTCGGCTGATTCAAAATGGTGATTCTGCTGTCTTCTCCGGTATCATCGGCTTCCAAAACCAGCTGATAGGGGTTGTCTCCTGTGCCGGTATAAATGACCGTTGCCGTTACGCCGGGATTGTCTTCAGCTTCGTTAATACGTTCTGCTAAGTTTTCAAGGGAGATTTCTGCCGGTACTGAGAGGGTAAAAATTTCACCATCACCTACGGTGAATGAGAGCTCTTCTTTGGGTGCCGTGAATGAGGTAACCCCGTCCGATCCTTCGACGTTCACACGGCCATCTTCTCCTGTAACGCTGGTAGCGGAATCAATTTGAAGATGTATGCCGTCTTCATCTTCGTAGGTACTAGCTGTTACATATTGACTTATGGTTGCGTCATCATTGATGGCGGAAAGCAGACCCTCAACACTCATGCCCCCTGCGGTGCCGGTGATGGTAAATGTTAGCGGATCATCTTCGTTCCCGTAACTGATCGTCAGTGTCTCACCCTCTTCAAGAACCGTATTCGTCACGGTGCTGTAACTATCGCTGGATTGCTGGGTGGTGGGCACATAGACGGTGGCCGATTCAGATGCAAACCCATCTGACATGTATGAACTGGCAGATGCAAGACGGGAGGTGGCAACGTTGTGACTGCCGGTCTGTGTTCCGTCAAGTACCGTCGCCGTTGCTATGTCATCGTTAGATGAAGTTACGCTTCGGTAAAGATAGGTGGAAGATAAGGAGAGGTTCAACGCACTGGACTTCATGGACAGAAGCTCACTTTGAACTGAAGACAGAGCTTCCTCTTCAGCCTGCAGTTCTTCGATCTCATCCAGCGTCATTCCTGCAATGGTTTCATCCGCTTCCCGCTGGGTGTCTAACAGGCTTTGAAGATCAAGGTCAGACCCAAGTCCAAGTGAGGTGATGGTACCGGTTGCCATGATTTTTCTCCTTAAAAATATTATCAGCCATTGACAGGCAAATTCTTCCGCGTATTGAATCTCGTATCGCCCTTAGCGTATATATCCTTTAGATAACAAAAT encodes the following:
- the fliD gene encoding flagellar filament capping protein FliD, with translation MATGTITSLGLGSDLDLQSLLDTQREADETIAGMTLDEIEELQAEEEALSSVQSELLSMKSSALNLSLSSTYLYRSVTSSNDDIATATVLDGTQTGSHNVATSRLASASSYMSDGFASESATVYVPTTQQSSDSYSTVTNTVLEEGETLTISYGNEDDPLTFTITGTAGGMSVEGLLSAINDDATISQYVTASTYEDEDGIHLQIDSATSVTGEDGRVNVEGSDGVTSFTAPKEELSFTVGDGEIFTLSVPAEISLENLAERINEAEDNPGVTATVIYTGTGDNPYQLVLEADDTGEDSRITILNQPNGLGLSESNGEGYAMIGDNAISFETAVTIDDTNNTIAFEEVNEDGEAVSLTADIDAGDYGTPEELAEAVEKALENASKEDGNNSDYRVEIDSDTGLMSISEAGTLESVTLDWENANSTATAILGFTESQTITPMDASLNAMLTVDGITYQRQDNTGINDIIDGVALKLYSTGSSTITVENDTEDIVTELTSLVDTYNTLLTEIDENDDYNEEEESWGTLAQSSTVRTLEQTLQDLITSTVDTNGSITNLLDIGIEISNDGSLTLDEDALNEILSNSYDEVVALLRGTDDEEGLGDILNDSFGSYALSGGYLQDEMDTIEDKVSRLGEDYQEDMERIEKKYERMALEYTELDSYLSEIANIQSYIDTMMSTSDE